Proteins encoded within one genomic window of Chloroflexota bacterium:
- a CDS encoding hydrogenase iron-sulfur subunit codes for MAEAEFEPQIVAFTCNWCSYAAADLAGTSRVSYPPNVRLIRVMCSGMVDPIFVLKSFEKGFDGVLIAGCHIGDCHYISGNIKAEERIGKLKSLIHTLGLGDERLRLEWISTAEGGKFAETIKELVGQLKQLGPSPLRKEVRA; via the coding sequence ATGGCTGAAGCTGAATTTGAACCTCAGATTGTTGCTTTTACCTGTAACTGGTGCTCTTACGCAGCGGCTGATCTGGCTGGCACATCACGCGTCAGCTACCCTCCTAATGTGCGCCTGATAAGGGTGATGTGTAGCGGGATGGTGGATCCGATATTTGTCCTCAAGTCCTTTGAGAAGGGGTTCGATGGGGTCTTGATCGCTGGCTGCCATATCGGGGACTGCCATTATATTTCGGGGAACATCAAGGCAGAGGAGAGGATAGGGAAGCTCAAAAGCCTGATACACACACTCGGGTTAGGGGATGAGCGGCTGAGGCTAGAGTGGATTTCAACTGCTGAGGGAGGTAAGTTCGCAGAAACAATCAAAGAGCTTGTAGGTCAATTGAAGCAACTGGGACCTTCGCCTTTGAGAAAGGAGGTCAGGGCTTGA